One Sphingobacteruim zhuxiongii DNA window includes the following coding sequences:
- the pckA gene encoding phosphoenolpyruvate carboxykinase (ATP), whose translation MTNVISIQLEALGIRPKEPIYVQLPVPELVEHAVKQNQGSLTDSGALSFATGKFTGRSPESRFIVKDEFTLDQVNWGKVNKGMTVALFDELQNRVSNYLSEIPLYIRSVQACNHKAYAQQVLVVCETPIQSHFVDNMFIETDIEKQARIDWTVLVASELQIADYEELDLPTAHCVAVDLTRQVILIIGTAYTGEIKKGVFSALNYLLPLKHNVLTMHCSANVGKNNDTALFFGLSGTGKTTLSSDEGRFLIGDDEHGWAENEIFNFEGGCYAKGIGLTKQHEPQIFNAIKFGALIENAKFKPGTREIDYNDISITENLRVSYPLEFIENISNKNCCNAPKHIFFLSADAFGVLPPISKLTAEQAMFYFINGYTAKVAGTEMGVKTPTATFSACFGAAFLPLHPMRYAEMLKQRLENHKDIQVWLVNTGWVAGPYGVGRRIQLAYTRQLIRSAMENVIGEAGFELHPTFNLQMPRECPGVPADLLNPKRVWANQEGYVEMAEKLNGMFEENYAQYVKLEA comes from the coding sequence ATGACAAACGTAATCAGTATTCAATTGGAAGCTCTAGGCATTCGACCCAAAGAGCCCATCTATGTTCAACTGCCAGTACCAGAACTCGTTGAACATGCTGTCAAACAAAATCAAGGATCTCTTACCGATAGTGGTGCATTAAGTTTCGCTACAGGGAAATTTACGGGGCGCTCACCAGAGTCCCGTTTTATCGTTAAGGACGAATTTACTTTAGACCAAGTAAACTGGGGTAAAGTAAATAAAGGGATGACTGTCGCCCTATTTGATGAGCTCCAAAACCGTGTTTCAAATTATCTTTCCGAAATTCCACTTTACATCCGTTCTGTACAAGCCTGCAATCATAAAGCGTATGCGCAACAGGTTCTCGTGGTTTGCGAAACACCCATTCAAAGCCATTTTGTAGACAATATGTTTATTGAAACCGATATCGAGAAACAAGCACGTATCGATTGGACAGTGTTGGTGGCATCGGAATTACAGATAGCAGATTATGAAGAGCTCGACTTACCAACGGCACATTGTGTCGCTGTCGACTTAACCCGTCAAGTTATTTTGATTATTGGTACAGCATATACTGGTGAAATTAAGAAAGGCGTATTTAGTGCGTTGAATTATCTTTTGCCGTTAAAGCACAATGTATTGACTATGCACTGCTCTGCGAACGTGGGCAAAAATAATGATACCGCATTGTTCTTTGGTCTATCAGGTACTGGGAAAACGACGCTTTCATCTGACGAAGGACGTTTTCTAATTGGCGATGATGAACATGGCTGGGCAGAGAATGAAATTTTCAACTTCGAAGGTGGTTGTTATGCAAAAGGAATTGGATTAACAAAACAACATGAGCCACAAATCTTCAATGCGATCAAGTTCGGTGCATTAATTGAAAATGCCAAATTTAAGCCTGGAACGCGAGAGATTGATTACAATGATATTAGCATTACAGAGAATTTAAGGGTTTCGTATCCACTGGAGTTTATAGAGAATATTAGTAATAAGAATTGCTGCAATGCGCCTAAACATATCTTTTTCTTAAGCGCAGATGCTTTTGGAGTATTACCTCCAATTTCGAAGTTGACAGCAGAGCAGGCTATGTTCTATTTTATCAATGGTTATACAGCGAAGGTTGCTGGGACAGAGATGGGCGTAAAGACTCCAACAGCAACATTCTCGGCTTGCTTTGGGGCAGCATTTCTTCCTCTACACCCGATGCGTTACGCCGAAATGTTAAAACAACGATTGGAAAACCATAAAGATATTCAAGTTTGGCTAGTGAACACAGGCTGGGTCGCAGGGCCATACGGAGTTGGACGTAGAATCCAATTGGCTTATACCCGTCAGCTGATTCGCAGTGCCATGGAAAATGTAATTGGCGAAGCAGGCTTCGAATTGCATCCAACCTTTAATCTTCAAATGCCTAGAGAATGTCCGGGGGTTCCCGCTGATCTCTTGAATCCAAAACGTGTTTGGGCAAACCAGGAAGGCTATGTCGAAATGGCTGAAAAGTTAAACGGCATGTTCGAAGAAAATTATGCACAGTATGTCAAATTAGAAGCTTAA
- a CDS encoding DUF5686 and carboxypeptidase-like regulatory domain-containing protein, with protein MKSSIQGFLFFIITLLSISTAWAQETITVKGRVMNAETYEAIPYASISIIGTTKESGTSSTANGTFTLAVPSKLNKLRISSVGFDSEEFVITTDNAGNAKVFLFPSNKIEAVVIKRPRRGKYSNKNNPAVELIRQVVAHRDQNRLTGQSFAEFNQYEKISLGLSNLDNKFKNKKVFKKYQFLFQDDDTTSVNGKYVLPAYMEEKFSKVYYRKDPNAKKQYVMAEKKAEFDPKFVDNDGLSKYFNRLYDEVEIYDNNIEILTNQFLSPIANSAPTFYRFYITDTIKTTQPNLVELSFFPRNKNDLLFTGKLYITLDGNYAVQRAAMTVADDINLNFVRDLDIELAFNKDHNNKFYLSKSSLGIDFAITGKGKGIKGKRVVLINDYQQGLKRSDSTYLVPDIYLVKKVEEIANEPESYWASIRPEPLSKSENLIYHNIDSLQQMPSFRTFMDISALVLSGYKQAGPVEIGPVNTFYSYNPVEGFRLRVGGRTTDRLSKRFYLEGYTAYGFDDQKWKYFMAGTYSLNNKSIYNFPQHYIRVSASYDTKIPGQKLEFIQEDNVLLSFKRGENQSYLYNEEYRVDYKVEFSNNFSVNAGLGRWKQTPAGVLSYRLPQADGGFENLANLQSTEFNVGLRYAPKEEYYQGKLYRTPLFNKYPVITMNYTAGIKGLLGGDYNYHSLSANIFKRFYLSQLGYADVTLDGAYTFGSNIPYPLLNIHRANQTYAYQLQSYNLMNFMEFVSDHHAGINVQYYMNGFIFNKIPLLKKLKLREVFSFKGVYGGLRDANNPSLNNSVFAWQTNGKGEQSSFTFGSEPYMEASAGISNIFKILRVDLVKRLNYLDNPDAPEWGIRARIKFDF; from the coding sequence ATGAAATCATCAATACAAGGTTTTCTGTTTTTTATAATTACACTACTCAGTATATCAACTGCTTGGGCGCAGGAAACTATTACTGTAAAGGGTAGAGTTATGAATGCAGAGACCTACGAAGCGATCCCCTATGCCTCTATCAGCATAATTGGAACAACGAAAGAATCTGGAACTTCGTCGACAGCGAATGGTACATTTACGTTGGCTGTTCCGAGTAAACTCAATAAATTACGTATTAGTTCTGTAGGGTTCGACAGCGAAGAATTTGTTATTACAACCGATAATGCTGGTAATGCTAAGGTATTTCTTTTTCCATCAAACAAAATCGAAGCGGTTGTTATTAAACGTCCACGCCGGGGGAAATACTCTAATAAAAATAATCCAGCGGTAGAATTAATCCGCCAAGTTGTAGCTCATCGGGATCAGAACCGTTTAACTGGGCAGTCCTTTGCTGAGTTTAATCAATATGAGAAAATTAGCTTAGGCCTGAGTAACCTGGATAATAAATTCAAGAATAAAAAAGTCTTTAAGAAATATCAGTTTTTGTTTCAAGACGACGATACAACAAGTGTAAATGGAAAATATGTTCTTCCGGCTTATATGGAAGAAAAATTCTCGAAGGTCTACTATAGAAAAGATCCGAATGCCAAAAAACAATACGTGATGGCAGAGAAAAAAGCGGAATTTGATCCTAAGTTTGTTGATAACGATGGTTTGAGTAAATATTTCAATAGACTTTATGATGAAGTTGAAATCTATGATAATAATATTGAGATTTTAACGAATCAATTTTTAAGTCCTATTGCGAATAGTGCTCCCACTTTTTACCGCTTCTATATCACGGATACGATTAAGACTACACAACCTAATTTAGTGGAGCTTAGTTTCTTCCCTCGGAATAAAAATGATTTATTATTTACTGGAAAGCTATATATCACATTAGATGGGAATTATGCAGTTCAGCGTGCTGCAATGACAGTAGCTGATGATATCAACTTAAATTTTGTACGCGATTTAGATATCGAGTTAGCTTTTAACAAAGATCATAACAACAAGTTTTACTTAAGCAAATCAAGTTTAGGAATTGATTTTGCGATTACTGGCAAAGGAAAGGGTATAAAAGGGAAACGTGTTGTCCTCATTAACGACTATCAACAAGGCTTAAAGCGCTCGGATAGCACCTATTTAGTTCCTGACATTTACCTTGTCAAGAAAGTGGAAGAAATTGCAAATGAACCAGAAAGCTATTGGGCTTCGATACGTCCAGAGCCTTTGAGTAAATCGGAAAACTTAATCTATCATAATATCGATAGTTTACAGCAAATGCCTTCCTTCCGTACGTTTATGGACATTAGTGCCTTAGTTTTATCGGGATATAAACAAGCTGGCCCGGTGGAAATTGGTCCAGTCAATACGTTCTATTCCTATAACCCAGTAGAGGGTTTCAGATTGCGTGTTGGAGGTCGTACAACTGATCGATTGAGTAAACGCTTTTATCTAGAAGGCTATACGGCCTATGGTTTTGATGATCAAAAATGGAAATATTTTATGGCTGGAACTTATTCGTTAAACAATAAGTCGATCTATAATTTCCCACAACACTATATTCGTGTATCAGCATCTTATGACACTAAAATTCCAGGTCAGAAGTTAGAGTTTATTCAAGAAGATAATGTTTTGTTATCGTTTAAACGCGGAGAGAACCAAAGCTACCTTTACAATGAAGAGTATCGCGTAGATTACAAGGTTGAGTTTAGCAATAACTTCTCCGTAAACGCAGGTCTTGGTCGTTGGAAACAAACACCGGCAGGGGTATTATCTTATCGACTACCGCAGGCTGATGGGGGTTTTGAGAATTTGGCAAACCTTCAGTCGACTGAATTCAATGTCGGTCTTCGATATGCACCAAAAGAGGAATATTATCAAGGTAAATTATACCGTACCCCTCTTTTTAATAAATACCCAGTCATTACAATGAATTACACAGCGGGTATTAAAGGTTTGCTGGGTGGAGACTATAACTATCATTCCTTGTCAGCGAATATATTTAAACGCTTCTACTTATCTCAACTTGGATATGCAGATGTGACTCTCGATGGAGCCTATACATTTGGTAGCAATATTCCATATCCGTTATTGAATATTCATCGCGCAAACCAAACATACGCATACCAATTGCAATCATACAACTTGATGAACTTTATGGAGTTTGTGTCTGATCACCATGCGGGAATCAATGTGCAATACTACATGAACGGTTTTATCTTCAATAAGATCCCATTGTTGAAAAAACTAAAACTTCGCGAAGTATTTAGTTTCAAAGGTGTCTATGGCGGATTAAGAGATGCTAACAATCCTTCTCTAAACAATTCGGTATTTGCATGGCAGACGAATGGCAAAGGTGAACAATCTAGCTTCACTTTCGGAAGCGAACCATACATGGAAGCTAGTGCCGGTATATCAAATATCTTTAAAATCTTACGTGTCGATTTGGTAAAACGTCTGAACTATTTGGATAACCCTGATGCTCCAGAATGGGGAATTCGAGCGAGAATAAAATTTGACTTTTAA
- the hisG gene encoding ATP phosphoribosyltransferase — protein sequence MKNLKIAIQKSGRLNEKSVQLLKNCGLDFENYKSSLITTVSNFNLEILFLRDDDIPGYVEQGIADLGIVGENVIDETQSKVQYLQRLGFGKCTLKLAIAKDSPIERLEDLNGKSIATSYPNILQQFLNDYKIQADIQEISGSVEIAPGLGLSDAICDIVSTGGTLKSNGLKPFADVRSSEAILIARDGIEENPIICELLQRVQSVLRAKETKYVVLNVEKNNLDQITDLLHGVKSPTVVPLAEEGWVAVHTVISEDDFWEKINKLKAAGAQGIVVMPIEKIIL from the coding sequence TTGAAAAATCTGAAAATTGCTATCCAGAAATCGGGTAGATTAAATGAAAAATCTGTACAACTCCTAAAAAACTGCGGACTAGACTTCGAAAACTATAAAAGTTCCTTAATCACGACTGTTTCTAATTTTAACTTGGAAATCTTATTCCTTCGCGATGATGATATTCCTGGATATGTGGAGCAAGGCATTGCGGATTTGGGTATCGTCGGCGAGAATGTCATCGATGAAACACAATCGAAAGTACAATATTTACAGCGTTTAGGATTTGGGAAGTGCACGCTAAAATTAGCAATTGCAAAAGACTCCCCAATCGAACGTCTAGAAGACCTAAATGGCAAATCAATCGCAACCTCCTACCCTAACATCCTTCAACAATTTCTTAACGATTATAAAATTCAAGCAGACATTCAAGAGATTTCTGGCTCTGTTGAAATTGCACCAGGTTTAGGCTTGAGTGATGCGATTTGTGATATCGTTTCAACTGGCGGAACTTTAAAGAGTAATGGATTAAAACCATTTGCTGATGTTCGTTCTTCGGAGGCTATTCTAATCGCTAGAGATGGCATTGAAGAGAATCCGATTATTTGCGAGCTCCTACAACGCGTTCAATCCGTATTACGTGCAAAAGAGACTAAGTATGTGGTATTAAATGTCGAAAAGAATAACTTGGATCAAATTACTGATTTATTGCATGGTGTAAAGAGTCCGACAGTCGTTCCATTGGCTGAAGAAGGCTGGGTTGCTGTACACACAGTAATCTCAGAGGATGATTTCTGGGAAAAAATCAATAAGTTGAAAGCTGCCGGAGCTCAAGGTATCGTCGTGATGCCAATTGAAAAAATTATCTTGTAA
- the hisD gene encoding histidinol dehydrogenase, whose amino-acid sequence MLKTYLYQDLDQAKIQELINRNTDPNNSIQDTVLGIVEEVKTHGDAALKNYAAKFDKVELDKLFLDASDIEELAMGISRDQMRALEIAFQNIHKFHSYQTKRERTVETMPGVTCWRELRPIEKVGLYIPGGSAVLPSTLLMLGIPARIAGCREIVVCSPPQNNGKINGFVAYCLKLLRIERVYLVGGAQAVAAMAFGTESIPKVNKIFGPGNQFVTKAKSLIQGITDVAIDMPAGPSEVLVIADESANPAFVAADLLAQAEHGADSQAVLTTTSASIAEKVNKELISQLAILPRKELAAKAIENSYVVICDDLQTCMSFSNAYAPEHLIIESDQWKSLVNKVVNAGSVFLGHLTPESAGDYASGTNHTLPTSGYARSYSGVSVDSFVKKITFQHITEQGLDQIGSTVEILAELEGLQAHKNAVSIRKKA is encoded by the coding sequence ATGCTAAAAACATATTTATATCAAGATCTGGATCAGGCAAAGATTCAAGAACTGATTAATAGAAATACCGACCCGAACAATTCGATTCAAGATACTGTCTTGGGAATTGTGGAGGAAGTCAAAACACATGGCGACGCTGCTTTAAAGAATTACGCTGCCAAGTTTGACAAAGTTGAATTGGATAAACTATTTCTTGATGCTTCCGATATTGAAGAATTAGCAATGGGAATATCCCGTGATCAAATGCGAGCTTTGGAAATTGCCTTCCAAAATATTCATAAATTTCACTCCTACCAGACTAAACGTGAGCGTACAGTAGAGACAATGCCAGGCGTTACTTGCTGGCGCGAATTACGACCAATTGAAAAAGTAGGGTTATATATCCCTGGAGGATCAGCTGTTTTACCGAGTACATTATTGATGTTAGGTATTCCGGCGAGAATTGCGGGTTGTCGAGAAATTGTTGTCTGCTCACCTCCTCAAAACAATGGGAAAATAAATGGATTTGTTGCCTATTGCTTAAAGCTATTACGTATTGAACGCGTCTATCTTGTTGGTGGTGCACAAGCTGTAGCAGCTATGGCATTCGGTACCGAAAGTATTCCGAAAGTGAATAAGATCTTTGGTCCGGGAAATCAATTCGTTACCAAAGCAAAAAGCTTAATTCAAGGAATTACCGATGTGGCAATTGATATGCCCGCCGGACCTTCAGAAGTGCTTGTTATCGCCGATGAATCCGCGAATCCTGCATTTGTTGCTGCAGATTTATTAGCGCAAGCTGAGCATGGAGCTGATAGTCAAGCTGTTTTGACGACTACTTCAGCAAGTATTGCTGAGAAAGTCAACAAAGAGCTGATTAGTCAATTAGCTATTTTACCGCGTAAAGAATTAGCCGCTAAAGCTATAGAAAACTCTTACGTAGTGATTTGCGATGATTTGCAAACTTGCATGAGTTTCTCCAATGCTTATGCACCTGAGCATCTTATCATCGAATCTGATCAATGGAAATCTTTAGTGAATAAAGTAGTCAATGCTGGCTCTGTATTTTTAGGCCATTTAACACCAGAAAGCGCAGGAGATTATGCTTCTGGAACCAATCATACACTTCCTACATCAGGTTACGCACGATCCTATTCCGGGGTATCGGTGGATTCTTTTGTCAAAAAGATTACATTCCAACACATCACTGAGCAAGGTCTTGATCAAATCGGATCAACGGTAGAAATACTAGCCGAATTGGAAGGACTACAAGCACATAAGAATGCGGTAAGCATTCGTAAAAAAGCTTAA
- a CDS encoding helix-turn-helix domain-containing protein — protein sequence MAFTNRYQDPIVYTVYELMNVTQEEIASKSRLRKLSVARCLISYFLRRDTSMSLLEIGEVFGGRDHSTVIYQINQYKDLYTTDKHFRSLADKIQSRLANYDQKRSKSRI from the coding sequence ATGGCCTTCACCAACAGGTACCAAGACCCTATAGTCTACACTGTATACGAACTGATGAACGTCACACAGGAAGAAATAGCAAGCAAATCAAGACTTCGAAAGCTATCAGTTGCTAGGTGTCTCATCTCCTATTTTCTAAGACGTGATACTTCAATGTCATTGCTCGAGATTGGCGAGGTTTTCGGCGGTCGCGATCACAGCACAGTAATCTATCAGATTAATCAGTACAAAGACTTGTACACTACTGATAAGCATTTCAGAAGCTTAGCGGATAAGATACAATCTAGGTTAGCGAACTATGACCAAAAACGGTCAAAATCCCGAATATGA
- a CDS encoding putative quinol monooxygenase — protein sequence MFFKDNPNQIRILEIYADENAYQAHLNTPHFKHYKKATANMIKSLKLIDVLAIDENSMPQIFIKISIPN from the coding sequence ATGTTTTTTAAAGATAATCCTAATCAAATAAGAATACTAGAGATATATGCTGACGAAAATGCTTACCAGGCGCATTTAAATACACCTCATTTCAAACATTACAAGAAGGCCACCGCAAATATGATTAAATCTTTGAAATTAATTGATGTGCTTGCTATAGATGAAAATTCTATGCCTCAAATATTTATAAAAATAAGCATACCAAATTAA
- a CDS encoding SOS response-associated peptidase: MCYHTSHPDEKALRKEFKSLGVQYKRDEIFHVSGFSRPFLPVTLNSSPKVIREARWKLIPFWVKTETDAAKYANTLNAESESIFEKASYKNYITKNRGLLYVNGFYEPHKVKGVKETENYYIYQPDKKIFTLGVVYSDFTDQDTGETYPTFSIITTPANPLLEEIHNEKKRMPLIIGEKDSDAWLFAEGKDEIQNLMQPFNGELGSHQVYRVTGARGEDTNHPDIQKAI; encoded by the coding sequence ATGTGCTACCATACATCACACCCCGACGAAAAAGCATTACGCAAAGAATTTAAATCTCTAGGCGTGCAATATAAGCGAGATGAAATTTTCCATGTATCAGGATTTTCACGACCATTTCTTCCTGTGACGCTAAATAGCTCCCCTAAAGTTATCCGTGAGGCTCGATGGAAGCTTATACCTTTTTGGGTAAAGACCGAAACAGACGCTGCTAAATATGCCAATACTCTGAATGCAGAAAGTGAAAGCATATTCGAAAAGGCTAGCTATAAGAACTATATCACTAAGAATCGAGGGCTGTTATACGTCAATGGATTTTATGAACCTCATAAAGTGAAGGGTGTGAAGGAAACGGAAAATTACTATATCTACCAACCTGATAAGAAAATCTTTACTCTCGGTGTAGTTTATTCGGATTTTACAGACCAAGATACAGGCGAAACCTATCCTACCTTTTCTATTATCACCACTCCAGCAAATCCATTACTGGAAGAAATCCACAACGAAAAGAAAAGAATGCCTTTAATTATTGGAGAGAAAGACAGTGACGCATGGTTATTTGCTGAAGGTAAAGACGAAATACAAAACCTTATGCAACCCTTCAATGGTGAACTAGGCTCTCACCAAGTTTACCGCGTTACTGGAGCGCGCGGCGAAGATACCAACCATCCTGATATACAGAAAGCTATTTGA
- a CDS encoding transposase, translating to MKKSKFSEHQIVSILKEYESGKSTRDICREHGITSSTFYQWKQKYGGMDAQHLKELKALQEENSRLKRMFADLSLDHRILKDIIEKKL from the coding sequence ATGAAGAAGAGCAAATTTTCAGAGCATCAGATTGTCAGTATTCTAAAGGAATATGAATCCGGTAAATCGACACGCGACATTTGTCGGGAACATGGTATTACATCATCCACTTTCTATCAATGGAAGCAAAAGTATGGCGGTATGGATGCCCAGCATTTGAAAGAGTTGAAAGCATTACAAGAAGAAAATAGCCGTTTAAAGCGAATGTTTGCTGATTTGAGCTTGGATCATCGTATTTTAAAAGACATCATTGAAAAAAAGCTTTAA
- a CDS encoding IS3 family transposase → MIEGVIEAEGISIHRACKIVCMSRSMYYYAHKKDDQIIIDKLMDLSTKYPTRGFETYFGKIRMEGLLWNRKRVLRVYRNINLKLRVKRKRRLPARIKERLFVPGSINDTWSIDFMSDSLANGRRFRVINIIDDYNREALLNEAYYSIPATRLVQKIQELLLHRAKPKRIRTDNGPEFIAKVFKDFCSDHGIEIQYIQPGKPAQNAYIERFNRTFREDVLDAYLFESISHVNALAYEWQIDYNSNHPHKALNGLSPWLYAEEQLVS, encoded by the coding sequence CTGATTGAAGGTGTAATTGAAGCGGAAGGGATCAGTATCCATAGAGCCTGCAAAATTGTTTGCATGAGTCGTAGTATGTACTACTATGCTCATAAAAAAGATGACCAGATCATTATTGATAAACTGATGGATCTCTCAACGAAATATCCTACACGAGGATTTGAAACTTACTTTGGTAAGATCCGAATGGAGGGTCTTCTATGGAATCGAAAAAGAGTGCTTCGTGTATATCGTAATATTAATTTAAAGCTTAGAGTGAAGCGAAAACGACGCCTACCAGCTAGAATCAAAGAACGATTATTTGTTCCAGGTTCCATTAATGACACCTGGTCGATCGATTTCATGAGCGATTCTCTAGCTAATGGGAGAAGGTTTAGAGTTATCAATATTATTGATGATTATAATCGAGAAGCCTTACTTAACGAAGCATATTATTCTATTCCTGCAACAAGGTTGGTGCAAAAAATACAAGAATTACTGTTACACAGAGCAAAACCAAAGCGTATCAGAACGGATAATGGACCAGAATTTATAGCGAAAGTTTTCAAAGATTTTTGTAGCGATCATGGAATAGAAATACAATATATCCAACCTGGCAAGCCTGCTCAAAATGCTTATATTGAGCGCTTCAATCGTACATTCAGAGAAGATGTGTTAGACGCTTATTTATTTGAATCAATCAGCCACGTAAATGCACTGGCCTATGAATGGCAGATTGATTACAATAGTAATCATCCTCACAAAGCTTTAAATGGATTAAGCCCATGGTTATACGCTGAAGAACAATTGGTTTCTTAA
- a CDS encoding sigma factor-like helix-turn-helix DNA-binding protein has translation MFKILERKFELDKLSTCQAEELLRAVNSLSEKEYEIFAMHLEGFKQYEISEHLHITKQEVSTILALSKKKLSFNSI, from the coding sequence TTGTTTAAAATACTAGAAAGGAAGTTTGAATTGGACAAACTTTCAACATGTCAGGCGGAGGAATTGTTGCGTGCAGTTAATAGCTTATCTGAAAAAGAGTATGAGATATTTGCGATGCATCTGGAAGGATTTAAACAATATGAAATTTCAGAGCATCTGCATATTACGAAACAGGAAGTTTCAACTATATTGGCTTTGAGCAAGAAAAAGCTAAGCTTCAATTCTATTTAA
- a CDS encoding RNA polymerase sigma factor codes for MNNKFEYDFLRNREKFFSHALRFTKNVYSAEDLLQETALKVFRADPSRFTFGTNFIGWVYTIMRNIHINDCRRRTLEMKLVDSTDECHQDSQLSYSSVKNRADDYFLGQDLSKAFEGIDPIFLDPFLMYFEGYKYKEIAAYYGIPEGTVKTRIFSARKILKTRLKSYSNLKAVK; via the coding sequence ATGAACAATAAATTTGAATATGATTTTCTCAGAAATCGGGAAAAGTTTTTTTCCCACGCATTGAGATTTACTAAAAATGTATATTCTGCGGAGGATTTATTGCAAGAGACCGCATTGAAAGTCTTTAGGGCGGATCCATCTCGCTTCACATTCGGCACCAATTTTATTGGTTGGGTTTACACTATTATGCGCAATATCCACATTAACGATTGTCGTAGGAGGACGTTGGAGATGAAACTTGTGGATAGTACCGATGAATGTCACCAGGACTCACAATTGTCGTATTCCTCAGTGAAGAATAGGGCGGACGATTACTTTCTGGGACAAGATTTGTCGAAAGCATTTGAGGGGATCGACCCCATCTTTTTAGACCCATTTTTAATGTATTTTGAAGGTTATAAATACAAAGAGATAGCAGCGTACTATGGTATCCCGGAAGGTACGGTCAAAACTAGAATCTTCTCTGCGCGTAAAATTTTGAAAACAAGGTTAAAAAGTTATTCTAATCTTAAAGCGGTTAAATGA
- a CDS encoding cold-shock protein, producing MQEGKVKFFNNTKGFGFITPNDGGDDLFVHSTGLRDDIRENDHVTYNVERGQKGLNATNVRIA from the coding sequence ATGCAAGAAGGAAAAGTTAAATTCTTTAACAACACAAAAGGATTTGGATTTATTACACCAAATGATGGTGGAGATGATTTATTTGTACACAGTACAGGATTAAGAGACGATATCAGAGAAAATGACCACGTTACCTACAATGTTGAAAGAGGCCAAAAAGGTCTTAACGCAACGAACGTACGTATAGCATAA